CATAACACATTTCCAATGAAAGTTTAACCCGTTTTTTGGTGTGCAGGATGCCCAACGATTTTGTAAATCCAATACTTTGACAGATGTTGGTTTTATTGAAAATTTATCTTTATGAACTTTTATTCTCTCTTTAATTTTTAATAATGCTTTTTCTTTATAAAAGTCTTTGAAAACCTTTTCAGCTTTTGATAAATAGTTTTTATCCAACAAAAAGAAACCACCTTTTATTTTTAAAGGTACATCCTGGTTGTCTGTAAGTTTTAAACGGTAATTTCTACCCAAATAAAGAAATGACTGGCCATTAATATATTCACGTTTTACTTTTCCCTGATTAAGTTCTTTCCATTTTGCAAGCTTAGTGAAAATGAGATATTCTTTTGCTTTCACCGCTGTTTCAATTGTTTCATCAGAAGCATAAATAGGTGCAAGCACCCTTACTGAACCATCACGCTCAATAAAAATACTAACCGTCTTTCTTCTTTCGGTTTTCTCAATTGCAATATCTAAGTTTTCTAACCTCATCTTAAATCCGACTCCCTGTTTTTTGCTAATTTCATCAACTCTGTAGCCATTTCACTTGCTTTTGCTGAAAGATCTGGAACACCTGAATATCTGACTTCATCTTCAATCATACCCTCAATTCGCTTTCTTTCTGCAGCTTTGTCCCAAAAATTATTTATCGCTGCGGTCTCTTTGAGTATTACAATCAACGTGTGCATCAATTCTTTTGTTTGGTTGATTTGCTCATCCGACGGTTCGGACATATTTGCTTTCAGCAAATCAAAGAAAGGTGCTTCTACAATAGATATTCCTTCTGTCTCCTCTTTACGTCCTTCTGCCATTTCATCGCGTAAACTACTAAGTTCTCTTACAATATCTTCCCAATTTTCTTTGTAGGAATTTAAAATCATTTCCAGACGATCTTTGAAACGACTATAAAGTGTTGGGTCTTTTTCCAAGTTTACTTTAATATGCCAGCGAATGGCATGTTCCATTTCCGATGCTTTTGATTTAGGTGTTTTGT
This portion of the Bacteroidales bacterium genome encodes:
- a CDS encoding M48 family metallopeptidase, which translates into the protein MRLENLDIAIEKTERRKTVSIFIERDGSVRVLAPIYASDETIETAVKAKEYLIFTKLAKWKELNQGKVKREYINGQSFLYLGRNYRLKLTDNQDVPLKIKGGFFLLDKNYLSKAEKVFKDFYKEKALLKIKERIKVHKDKFSIKPTSVKVLDLQNRWASCTPKNGLNFHWKCVMAPVKVLDYIIMHEMVHLKYPNHSADFWNELDKKMPDFIEQKDWLKRNGVKMSL